Proteins from one Cryptomeria japonica chromosome 4, Sugi_1.0, whole genome shotgun sequence genomic window:
- the LOC131047698 gene encoding calvin cycle protein CP12-3, chloroplastic, with product MMAFSAHATLTPKGFCYMPAKVSVSSSVSMVSLNLRAPGKSNRFLCNGAPKFKGTQVREQKLSELIDEKVSEAKEVCEGKEGSDECKVAWDEVEEVSQAKAHFRQRAQKEDPLEAYCKDNPETDECRLYED from the coding sequence ATGATGGCTTTTTCTGCGCATGCAACTCTTACTCCCAAAGGATTTTGCTACATGCCTGCAAAAGTCAGTGTTTCCAGCTCGGTCTCTATGGTGTCCCTAAATTTGAGGGCACCCGGAAAGAGCAATAGGTTTTTGTGCAATGGTGCCCCGAAATTTAAGGGCACCCAGGTGAGGGAGCAGAAGCTGTCGGAGCTTATAGACGAGAAAGTTAGCGAAGCGAAGGAAGTGTGCGAGGGAAAGGAGGGCTCTGATGAATGTAAAGTGGCATGGGACGAAGTGGAGGAGGTCAGCCAGGCAAAGGCTCACTTTCGCCAGCGCGCGCAGAAAGAGGATCCCTTGGAGGCTTATTGTAAGGACAACCCTGAGACCGATGAGTGCCGATTGTATGAAGATTGA